In the Streptomyces sp. BHT-5-2 genome, one interval contains:
- a CDS encoding DUF2786 domain-containing protein, giving the protein MSEHTRDDGRKRSGKGRGRDGGTGAGARQHDARRAAEAAELLGTILGTVRYAADGPAAEDAVEAGASMLAAAAPGPEAMSAAVVGAAVEAVRRCWTGGWQPADLERIVRRDASDAAPAALVVDAMAAEQARRPRSAPSRDPRWRAQLDRLDARVWWDSDPGYLDALAARRRTSRFETACDVLTLLRLLARLPRITPLPPPPTPTPSSASGTERGTGPGGTPVASRILGRIRGLLAKAEATTFAEEAEALSAKAQELMARHSIDEALLAHSHSHNRAGGPERNSPADGPSAIRIGIEGPYEQGKALLLDAVAAANRCQAVWAADVAFSTVVGFPPDLEATELLYTSLLLQATAAMNRAGDEYHARGRSRRTRDFRQTFLVAYADRIRTRLSAATAAATAAAAASAESTAPDRLLPVLAARELAVEETTGALFPDTAPVRLRGIRDAAGWHQGTAAADRAHLARPQPPDGN; this is encoded by the coding sequence GTGAGCGAGCACACGAGGGACGACGGCCGGAAGCGCAGCGGGAAGGGCCGTGGCCGCGACGGCGGAACGGGCGCCGGGGCCCGGCAGCACGACGCCCGCCGGGCCGCCGAGGCCGCCGAACTGCTCGGCACCATCCTCGGCACCGTCCGCTACGCGGCGGACGGCCCGGCCGCGGAGGACGCCGTCGAGGCCGGCGCCTCGATGCTGGCCGCTGCGGCGCCCGGCCCGGAGGCGATGAGTGCGGCCGTGGTCGGCGCCGCCGTGGAGGCCGTCCGGCGGTGCTGGACGGGCGGCTGGCAACCCGCCGACCTGGAGCGCATCGTCCGGCGGGACGCGTCGGACGCTGCGCCGGCGGCCCTGGTCGTCGACGCCATGGCCGCCGAGCAGGCCCGTCGGCCGCGTTCGGCGCCGTCCCGGGACCCCCGCTGGCGCGCCCAGCTGGACCGCCTCGACGCCCGGGTCTGGTGGGACTCCGACCCCGGCTACCTGGACGCCCTGGCCGCCCGCCGCCGCACCTCCCGCTTCGAGACCGCGTGCGACGTCCTGACCCTGCTGCGGCTGCTCGCCCGGCTGCCCCGGATCACCCCCTTGCCGCCGCCCCCGACTCCGACCCCGTCCTCGGCATCCGGTACGGAACGCGGCACAGGCCCCGGCGGCACCCCCGTGGCGTCCCGGATACTCGGCCGGATCCGCGGCCTGCTCGCCAAGGCGGAGGCGACCACCTTCGCCGAGGAGGCCGAGGCGCTGTCCGCCAAGGCCCAGGAACTGATGGCCCGTCACAGCATCGACGAGGCCCTCCTCGCGCACTCCCACAGCCACAACCGGGCCGGCGGTCCCGAGCGGAACAGCCCCGCCGACGGCCCCTCGGCGATCCGCATCGGCATCGAGGGCCCCTACGAACAGGGCAAGGCGCTGCTCCTGGACGCCGTCGCGGCCGCCAACCGCTGCCAGGCCGTCTGGGCCGCCGACGTCGCCTTCTCCACCGTCGTCGGCTTCCCGCCCGACCTGGAGGCCACCGAACTCCTCTACACCTCGCTGCTCCTCCAGGCCACCGCCGCGATGAACCGCGCGGGCGACGAGTACCACGCCCGCGGCCGCTCCCGCCGCACCCGCGACTTCCGCCAGACCTTCCTCGTGGCCTACGCGGACCGCATCCGCACCCGTCTCAGTGCGGCCACCGCCGCCGCCACGGCCGCTGCGGCGGCCTCCGCCGAATCCACCGCCCCCGACCGGCTGCTCCCGGTCCTCGCCGCCCGCGAACTCGCCGTGGAGGAGACCACCGGCGCCCTCTTCCCCGACACCGCCCCGGTCCGCCTCCGCGGCATCCGCGACGCCGCCGGCTGGCACCAGGGCACCGCCGCCGCCGACCGCGCCCACCTGGCCCGCCCCCAACCCCCGGACGGCAACTGA
- the mgt gene encoding macrolide-inactivating glycosyltransferase, translated as MTTRTHGGRAHIGMFSIAAYGHVNPSLEVIRELVARGHRVTYAVPPRLKEVIAETGAEPVPYGTTLPSPDSDPSAWGTTLLDNVEPFLDDAIQALPQLIEAYQGDEPDLVLHDITSYPARVLAHRWGVPAISLSPNLVAWEGYEEEVAEPMWAEAKATERGRAYYEKFTDWLAENGIAQHPDPFVGRPGRSIVLIPKALQPHADRVDERVHSFVGACQGDRAAQGAWERPAGAERVLLVSLGSSFTKQPGFYRECVRAFGGLPDWHVVLQVGKHVTADELGEIPGNVEVHQWVPQLAILKQADAFITHAGAGGSQEGLATATPMVAVPQAVDQFSNADMLQGLGVARHVPMDRADAATLRAAVLALVADPEVGRRLAAIQREMATEGGTRRAADLIEAELPAGG; from the coding sequence ATGACGACCCGAACGCACGGCGGGCGTGCCCATATCGGCATGTTCTCCATCGCCGCCTACGGGCATGTGAACCCGAGCCTCGAAGTGATCCGGGAGCTCGTCGCCCGAGGGCACCGCGTGACGTACGCGGTTCCTCCCCGCCTGAAGGAGGTGATCGCCGAGACGGGTGCCGAGCCGGTCCCGTACGGCACGACGCTGCCGTCACCCGACAGCGACCCGTCGGCGTGGGGGACCACTCTCCTCGACAACGTCGAGCCGTTCCTGGACGACGCCATCCAGGCGCTGCCGCAGCTCATCGAGGCGTATCAGGGGGACGAACCGGACCTGGTGCTGCATGACATCACCTCGTATCCGGCGCGCGTCCTCGCGCACCGCTGGGGCGTGCCCGCGATCTCCCTCTCGCCGAACCTCGTCGCGTGGGAGGGGTACGAGGAGGAGGTCGCCGAGCCGATGTGGGCGGAGGCCAAGGCGACCGAGCGCGGCCGGGCGTACTACGAGAAGTTCACCGACTGGCTTGCGGAGAACGGGATCGCGCAGCACCCCGATCCGTTCGTCGGTCGCCCCGGACGGTCGATCGTGCTCATCCCCAAGGCGCTGCAGCCGCACGCCGACCGGGTCGACGAACGCGTCCACTCCTTTGTCGGCGCCTGCCAGGGCGACCGCGCGGCGCAGGGTGCATGGGAGCGGCCCGCGGGAGCCGAGCGGGTGCTGCTCGTCTCGCTCGGTTCGTCCTTCACCAAGCAACCCGGTTTCTACCGCGAGTGCGTCAGGGCGTTCGGCGGCCTGCCGGACTGGCACGTCGTGCTCCAGGTGGGCAAGCACGTCACCGCCGACGAGCTCGGGGAGATCCCCGGGAACGTCGAAGTGCATCAGTGGGTACCGCAGTTGGCGATCCTGAAGCAGGCCGACGCCTTCATCACGCACGCCGGCGCAGGAGGCAGCCAGGAGGGCCTGGCCACCGCCACGCCCATGGTGGCGGTCCCGCAGGCCGTCGACCAGTTCAGCAATGCGGACATGCTCCAGGGGCTCGGCGTGGCCCGCCACGTGCCCATGGACCGGGCGGACGCCGCCACGCTCCGTGCGGCGGTGCTCGCGCTCGTCGCCGACCCGGAGGTGGGACGCCGCCTCGCGGCCATCCAGCGGGAGATGGCCACCGAGGGCGGCACCCGGCGGGCGGCCGACCTCATCGAGGCCGAACTGCCCGCCGGGGGCTGA
- the msrA gene encoding peptide-methionine (S)-S-oxide reductase MsrA gives MLFSRFKNHLPTPEEALKGRPEPDFTVPDRHTVLGNPLLGPYPEGLETADFGLGCFWGAERKFWQTEGVWTTLVGYQGGHTPNPTYDEVCSGHTGHTEAVRVVFDPSVVPYTALLKLFWESHDPTQGFRQGNDVGTQYRSAIYTHSPAQQQAAEASRDAYGTVLHASGHGDITTEILPAAPRPFYPAEAYHQQYLDKNPAGYCGLGGTGVSCPVGVAKADG, from the coding sequence ATGCTGTTCTCCCGCTTCAAGAACCACCTCCCCACCCCCGAGGAAGCCCTGAAGGGACGCCCGGAACCGGACTTCACCGTCCCCGACCGGCACACCGTCCTCGGCAACCCGCTGCTCGGCCCGTACCCGGAGGGCCTGGAGACCGCCGACTTCGGACTGGGCTGCTTCTGGGGCGCCGAGCGGAAGTTCTGGCAGACCGAAGGCGTCTGGACCACCCTCGTCGGCTACCAGGGCGGCCACACCCCCAACCCCACCTACGACGAGGTGTGCAGCGGCCACACCGGCCACACCGAGGCCGTCCGCGTCGTCTTCGACCCGTCGGTCGTCCCGTACACCGCGCTCCTGAAGCTCTTCTGGGAGTCCCACGACCCCACCCAGGGCTTCCGCCAGGGCAACGACGTCGGCACCCAGTACCGCTCGGCGATCTACACCCACTCCCCCGCCCAGCAACAGGCCGCCGAAGCCTCCCGCGACGCCTACGGCACCGTCCTCCACGCCTCCGGCCACGGCGACATCACCACCGAAATCCTCCCCGCCGCCCCCCGCCCCTTCTACCCGGCCGAGGCGTACCACCAGCAGTACCTCGACAAGAACCCGGCGGGTTACTGCGGCCTGGGCGGGACGGGGGTGTCCTGCCCCGTGGGGGTGGCGAAAGCTGATGGCTGA